The following coding sequences are from one Leptospira mayottensis 200901116 window:
- a CDS encoding DDE-type integrase/transposase/recombinase: MQTATHSSVILPTIPKKNRNSYDTFWKFNVANGVITSEQLKGLPKSTVHSLKNKDPDSFRHIYGFRFNGMEPNLQREANYLSIRLENSLTLQKGIIALAKIKLCLLQIKSLPKKMKNSIQVKEKIVRTIQRVRDDLGFERTLRKFHISKSTFHSWFFQVRFRCSSSWEKLCHKRFVGQISVKEIDSLKNLLLEKATLFWPLSSIWGYARKNDILHCSLSSFYKWARVIRPELFSNKFKKLKKEGFKTYRPNEVWHCDITQFVTKDNVKSHIYILIDNFSKMILAFRVAAQVDSDICASLVEEAISKYQTSFSKLTLPDLFPLINLNLSKESSFVHLMTDGGPENQGALDRMIFDYKLPINKITAGKDVSFSNSPIEAIHKITKYQCLHHLDIPNRQSLIQKLSEWIPIYNDQRPNRAGRYLLTPSEIFRGKSIDSNLLNQQSKDAKKQRYLLNKVTSCGVC; encoded by the coding sequence ATGCAGACAGCGACCCATTCATCAGTCATACTTCCTACAATCCCTAAAAAAAACAGGAATTCATACGATACATTCTGGAAATTCAATGTCGCTAACGGCGTTATTACTTCCGAGCAGCTCAAAGGGTTACCGAAATCCACCGTTCACTCTCTAAAAAACAAAGATCCAGATTCCTTTCGTCATATCTACGGGTTTCGGTTTAACGGGATGGAGCCGAATCTTCAAAGAGAAGCTAACTACCTTTCCATACGCTTGGAAAACTCTCTTACCCTTCAAAAAGGGATCATCGCTCTTGCAAAAATCAAACTATGTCTTCTTCAGATCAAATCTCTTCCGAAAAAGATGAAAAACTCAATTCAAGTTAAAGAAAAAATCGTCCGTACCATTCAAAGAGTAAGGGACGACCTTGGATTCGAAAGAACATTAAGGAAGTTTCATATCTCAAAGTCCACTTTTCACAGCTGGTTTTTCCAAGTGCGGTTCCGATGTAGTAGTTCCTGGGAAAAACTCTGCCACAAGCGGTTTGTCGGTCAGATTTCAGTCAAGGAAATCGATTCTTTAAAAAATCTTCTTTTGGAAAAAGCTACTTTGTTTTGGCCTCTTTCTTCCATTTGGGGATACGCTAGAAAAAACGACATTCTGCATTGCAGCTTATCTTCCTTTTACAAATGGGCAAGAGTGATTCGTCCCGAACTCTTTTCAAACAAGTTTAAGAAGCTAAAGAAAGAAGGTTTTAAAACCTACCGTCCCAATGAAGTTTGGCATTGCGATATCACTCAGTTTGTCACCAAAGACAACGTCAAATCTCATATTTACATCTTGATTGATAACTTCTCTAAGATGATTTTAGCGTTTAGAGTCGCTGCCCAAGTCGACAGCGACATCTGTGCTTCGTTAGTCGAGGAAGCCATTTCCAAGTATCAAACCTCTTTTTCCAAATTGACCTTACCCGATCTTTTTCCTTTAATCAATCTCAATCTTTCTAAAGAATCTTCTTTCGTTCATTTGATGACCGACGGGGGGCCCGAAAATCAAGGCGCTCTCGACAGAATGATTTTTGATTACAAGCTTCCAATCAACAAAATTACCGCAGGTAAAGACGTTTCATTTTCTAACAGTCCCATAGAGGCAATCCACAAAATCACAAAGTATCAGTGCCTTCATCATTTAGATATTCCTAATAGACAATCTTTGATTCAAAAATTGTCCGAATGGATTCCCATCTACAACGATCAACGGCCCAACAGAGCCGGCCGTTATCTACTCACTCCTTCCGAAATCTTTCGCGGTAAATCCATTGATTCTAATTTGCTAAACCAACAATCGAAAGACGCTAAAAAACAAAGATACCTCCTTAATAAAGTTACATCCTGCGGAGTTTGTTAG
- a CDS encoding DDE-type integrase/transposase/recombinase, protein MKNSIQVKEKIVRTIQRVRDDLGFERTLRKFHISKSTFHSWFFQVRFRCSSSWEKLCHKRFVGQISVKEIDSLKNLLLEKATLFWPLSSIWGYARKNDILHCSLSSFYKWARVIRPELFSNKFKKLKKEGFKTYRPNEVWHCDITQFVTKDNVKSHIYILIDNFSKMILAFRVAAQVDSDICASLVEEAISKYQTSFSKLTLPDLFPLINLNLSKESSFVHLMTDGGPENQGALDRMIFDYKLPINKITAGKDVSFSNSPIEAIHKITKYQCLHHLDIPNRQSLIQKLSEWIPIYNDQRPNRAGRYLLTPSEIFRGKSIDSNLLNQQSKDAKKQRYLLNKVTSCGVC, encoded by the coding sequence ATGAAAAACTCAATTCAAGTTAAAGAAAAAATCGTCCGTACCATTCAAAGAGTAAGGGACGACCTTGGATTCGAAAGAACATTAAGGAAGTTTCATATCTCAAAGTCCACTTTTCACAGCTGGTTTTTCCAAGTGCGGTTCCGATGTAGTAGTTCCTGGGAAAAACTCTGCCACAAGCGGTTTGTCGGTCAGATTTCAGTCAAGGAAATCGATTCTTTAAAAAATCTTCTTTTGGAAAAAGCTACTTTGTTTTGGCCTCTTTCTTCCATTTGGGGATACGCTAGAAAAAACGACATTCTGCATTGCAGCTTATCTTCCTTTTACAAATGGGCAAGAGTGATTCGTCCCGAACTCTTTTCAAACAAGTTTAAGAAGCTAAAGAAAGAAGGTTTTAAAACCTACCGTCCCAATGAAGTTTGGCATTGCGATATCACTCAGTTTGTCACCAAAGACAACGTCAAATCTCATATTTACATCTTGATTGATAACTTCTCTAAGATGATTTTAGCGTTTAGAGTCGCTGCCCAAGTCGACAGCGACATCTGTGCTTCGTTAGTCGAGGAAGCCATTTCCAAGTATCAAACCTCTTTTTCCAAATTGACCTTACCCGATCTTTTTCCTTTAATCAATCTCAATCTTTCTAAAGAATCTTCTTTCGTTCATTTGATGACCGACGGGGGGCCCGAAAATCAAGGCGCTCTCGACAGAATGATTTTTGATTACAAGCTTCCAATCAACAAAATTACCGCAGGTAAAGACGTTTCATTTTCTAACAGTCCCATAGAGGCAATCCACAAAATCACAAAGTATCAGTGCCTTCATCATTTAGATATTCCTAATAGACAATCTTTGATTCAAAAATTGTCCGAATGGATTCCCATCTACAACGATCAACGGCCCAACAGAGCCGGCCGTTATCTACTCACTCCTTCCGAAATCTTTCGCGGTAAATCCATTGATTCTAATTTGCTAAACCAACAATCGAAAGACGCTAAAAAACAAAGATACCTCCTTAATAAAGTTACATCCTGCGGAGTTTGTTAG